The Sulfolobus islandicus Y.N.15.51 sequence TCGTAGCGAATTCACTATTTCAGCCTTGTCTTGAAAGGCTTGAAAAAATTCTGGAAATAGCTTTTTTCCTACTATTTTTGAAGAATTATTGTACAACTCACCTATCCTCAACATTCTCTTCGATGGAACACATCCTACGTTAACGCAAGTTCCACCTATTTCTCCATAACCTACAACTACTGGCTTTATTCCGAGTTGATTTGCTCTTATTAACGCCGCGAATCCAGCTGCACCGTAACCTATAATCACCAGATCTTCCATTATCTATCCCTTTCTAGCAACATGAGGATCTATCAGCTTCCTTAAATCTAGCCTCATATTTATCAGCACAATGAGAACAACAAAAGTAATGTTCTTTACTATTGATTTCCCTTACATATATCTCATCTTCAGATAATTTAGCACCGCAATTCTCACATTTTAACTCGTCTTGCTTTAGATTTAACCTCAAATTAACCATCTGATTCACCTATTTACACTTCTGATTGACTAATATAAAAATCTTTTTCATATGAACACATGTTCATAGAAAGATTTATTTTAGCCTATTGACATTATAAAAATGTGGAACCTCTTACAAATGAATTGGAATCGCTATTCTCTGCCCTAGCAGACGGGACTAGATTAAGAATAGTGCTCTTTTTATTGGATAAGGGAGAAGCTACTGTAGATGAAATAAGTAAATCTCTGGGCAAATCACAATCTTTAATATCTCATCATATGGCTTGCCTGAGAAATTGCGGAATAGTTAAAGTCAGAAAGGATGGTAAGTTTTCGTACTATTCTATGTCAAGCCCAGAAATAATTGAGGTAATAAAACTATCCATAAATCACGTCAAAAAATACAGCCAGTCTATCCTATCTTGTGATGTTCTAGCAGAAGAAAAAGGTCAAGTTAAATTATCTCGTTAGAATACCATATGCGTTTGGGTTGGCTTGTCTCAACTGTGAAGCAAGCTTCCTCTCCCTTATTCTTATGCATTAATTGATGCTCAAGAGCTTTGGAAACTGATACAATCTGATTACATGTTTTACATCTTAGCATTATTTCTTCGTAAGCTGTAGGTGAAATTTGTGGTAACCCTGGTAAATTTTCATTACCCCAAATTACTGGTAACCTAGTAGGGATAATTTTTCTACTACTCATGAATGATCATATACGAAAAGAACAATAAAAACTTTATCAAGAAAGAAAAACAGTTAACCTCAACGCTTCCAAATCAGTGCGTTATCG is a genomic window containing:
- a CDS encoding transcriptional regulator, translated to MNQMVNLRLNLKQDELKCENCGAKLSEDEIYVREINSKEHYFCCSHCADKYEARFKEADRSSCC
- a CDS encoding ArsR/SmtB family transcription factor, which produces MEPLTNELESLFSALADGTRLRIVLFLLDKGEATVDEISKSLGKSQSLISHHMACLRNCGIVKVRKDGKFSYYSMSSPEIIEVIKLSINHVKKYSQSILSCDVLAEEKGQVKLSR